Proteins co-encoded in one Dendropsophus ebraccatus isolate aDenEbr1 chromosome 9, aDenEbr1.pat, whole genome shotgun sequence genomic window:
- the LOC138801758 gene encoding integrase/recombinase xerD homolog: MERAVSRNTGRSHAVAWREWLLFCRQWESDGVHGELVPVLLCFIGDAFGAGVSASGLVRKLAGLAYWFKLLGVRDVTKDFVVRQAVMGYRKSRVSRDGRRPVSFDILVRLGSVLGECCSDAYETRLFRAAFSLAFFGAFRVSELVSQSCGTGGGLQSREVVLGDACVSCWLSRSKTDRAGKGRRILLYEVSGSEVCPVHCVRAFLEVRPVEFGGSFLVHRDGRALSRFQFVAVFRRGLARLGLPDKEFASHSFRIGAATEAVRWGLDESVVRQIGRWESARFRSYVRLELL; the protein is encoded by the coding sequence ATGGAGCGAGCTGTGTCCAGGAATACGGGGAGGAGTCATGCGGTCGCGTGGCGAGAGTGGTTGCTTTTCTGCAGGCAATGGGAGTCTGACGGTGTACACGGTGAGCTTGTTCCGGTGTTGCTGTGCTTTATCGGTGATGCTTTTGGGGCGGGGGTGTCAGCTTCAGGTTTGGTGAGGAAGCTAGCTGGCTTGGCCTACTGGTTCAAGCTGTTGGGTGTCAGGGATGTGACGAAAGACTTTGTGGTGCGGCAGGCCGTGATGGGGTATAGAAAGTCTCGGGTGTCCAGGGACGGGAGACGGCCGGTGTCGTTTGACATATTAGTGAGGTTGGGGAGCGTGCTGGGGGAATGTTGTTCTGATGCTTATGAGACTCGGTTGTTTCGGGCGGCTTTTTCGCTCGCGTTTTTTGGGGCTTTTCGAGTTAGTGAGCTGGTGAGTCAGTCGTGTGGTACTGGGGGGGGTCTTCAATCTCGGGAGGTGGTGCTGGGGGATGCCTGTGTGTCTTGCTGGCTGAGTCGTTCTAAGACTGATCGGGCTGGTAAGGGTAGACGGATTTTGTTGTATGAAGTTTCGGGTTCGGAGGTTTGTCCGGTTCATTGTGTGCGCGCCTTTTTGGAGGTCCGGCCGGTTGAGTTTGGGGGCTCGTTTTTGGTCCATCGGGACGGGAGGGCGCTCTCGCGTTTTCAGTTTGTGGCGGTGTTTCGCCGAGGTCTGGCGCGGCTAGGTTTACCTGATAAGGAGTTTGCTTCCCATTCTTTCCGGATAGGGGCGGCTACGGAGGCGGTGCGGTGGGGTCTGGATGAATCTGTGGTGCGTCAGATTGGGAGATGGGAGTCGGCCAGATTCCGCTCGTATGTTCGTCTGGAGCTGTTGTAA